A genomic segment from Nicotiana sylvestris chromosome 1, ASM39365v2, whole genome shotgun sequence encodes:
- the LOC104224721 gene encoding ribosome production factor 2 homolog: MMRSKTPWKIKTPQKGRIRRELEKRAPKLVETGKKTLILHGTKTSQVLNEVMTEIYHLKRDNSVKYTRKNDNVRPFESGGEASLEFFSLKTDCSLFVYGSHSKKRPNNLVIGRTYDHHVYDLVEVGVEEFKSMKSFKYDKNLAPKIGSKPFFTFIGEGFESVEELKHLKEVLLDLFHGEVVTNLNLAGLDRVYVCTAVSPKKVFLTHCALRLKKSGTVVPRIELVEVGPSMDLVVRRHRLPDDSLKKEAMKTTLDKAKKKEKNVVKDAFQGKYGKIYIPDQKVGSVALPHKAKGVKRERREAKLKHVTDQPEEKKQKLDSE, translated from the exons ATGATGAGAAGTAAAACCCCATGGAAAATTAAAACCCCACAGAAAGGAAGAATCAGAAGGGAGCTTGAAAAACGTGCTCCTAAACTG GTTGAAACTGGGAAAAAGACATTGATATTACACGGTACAAAAACAAGCCAAGTGTTGAATGAGGTGATGACTGAAATTTATCACTTGAAGAGGGATAATTCTGTTAAATATACCCGGAAGAATGATAATGTTAGACCATTTGAGAGCGGGGGAGAGGCTTCTTTGGAGTTCTTCTCTCTTAAGACAGATTGCAGCCTTTTTGTG TATGGTTCTCACTCCAAGAAGCGCCCTAACAATCTTGTTATTGGGCGAACCTATGATCACCATGTTTACGATCTTGTAGAGGTAGGAGTGGAGGAGTTCAAAAGCATGAAGTCATTCAAATATGATAAGAATTTGGCTCCTAAAATTGGGTCAAAGCCCTTTTTTACCTTTATTGGAGAAGGATTTGAGAGTGTTGAAGAGTTGAAGCATTTAAAAGAAGTTTTGCTTGATCTATTCCATGGCGAG GTAGTGACCAACTTGAACCTTGCTGGGTTAGATCGTGTATATGTATGTACAGCTGTTTCGCCAAAAAAGGTTTTCTTGACCCATTGTGCACTGCGGTTAAAAAAATCTGGCACAGTAGTTCCAAGAATAGAATTAGTGGAGGTTGGCCCATCCATGGACTTAGTAGTTCGGCGACATCGTCTTCCTGATGACAGTTTGAAGAAAGAAGCTATGAAAACTACTCTTGATAAAGCAAAGAAGAAG GAGAAAAATGTTGTCAAAGATGCCTTTCAAGGAAAATACGGGAAGATTTATATTCCTGATCAGAAG GTTGGAAGTGTGGCACTGCCTCACAAAGCAAAAGGAGTTAAAAGGGAGCGTAGAGAAGCTAAGTTGAAACATGTGACAGACCAGCCTGAAGAAAAGAAACAGAAGCTGGATTCGGAGTGA
- the LOC104224723 gene encoding F-box protein At5g03970-like codes for MKRLRKLSGKGVVEVTEDIIINVLYCLPSKSLASCRSGRWRPQPNLIGFFYQARDTYERSKIRFFFSSKESSLVIDGSLDESVNSLGRKRVYIVASSNGFLLCIDLTGVYYVYNPATRQHLALPKPRMETNDPTVGFICKVDDSTKDGISFTVVRHWDFLSSVTVEFFSSETNVNNLNVDARPLRRWNYKTMKSPSAGVIDGVFCWLYYFQQITAYDSVHKRFWGLELPHDQDMVFRDRCFLGFSGGAFYYALNVGTTITVWRLESNIRSRDAVWVRKYAANFASTVLQCLEAFRLVDSTPIEVQNMDIHPAIPHIFYLNVSGKVISYDLETNIAELVYDFGEYCWRTEYYKLFAYEWHQWPRLL; via the exons ATGAAGCGACTACGCAAACTGTCTGGTAAAGGTGTAGTCGAAGTTACTGAGGATATCATAATCAACGTATTGTATTGTTTGCCTTCAAAATCTCTGGCAAG TTGCCGTTCTGGACGATGGAGGCCTCAACCAAATCTAATTGGTTTCTTTTATCAGGCTCGGGATACCTATGAACGTTCGAAAATTCGTTTCTTCTTCTCGTCGAAGGAATCATCACTAGTAATTGATGGTAGTTTGGATGAGTCAGTCAATTCTCTTGGCAGGAAGAGAGTGTATATTGTCGCATCATCCAATGGTTTTCTTCTTTGCATTGACCTTACAGGGGTTTATTATGTTTATAATCCTGCTACGAGGCAGCATTTGGCTCTCCCTAAACCTCGAATGGAGACGAATGATCCAACTGTTGGATTTATTTGTAAGGTAGATGACTCTACTAAAGATGGCATCTCCTTTACTGTAGTTCGCCATTGGGATTTTCTGTCCTCTGTAACGGTTGAATTTTTCTCTTCTGAGACTAATGTCAATAACCTAAATGTTGATGCAAGACCTCTTAGACGATGGAATTATAAGACTATGAAATCCCCATCAGCTGGTGTCATCGATGGAGTATTCTGTTGGCTTTATTACTTTCAACAGATCACTGCTTATGATAGTGTCCACAAGCGTTTCTGGGGTTTGGAATTGCCTCATGATCAAGATATGGTGTTCAGAGACCGTTGTTTTCTTGGATTTTCAGGTGGGGCTTTCTATTATGCATTGAATGTTGGGACAACCATAACTGTATGGCGCCTTGAGAGCAATATTCGTAGTCGAGATGCAGTGTGGGTTAGGAAGTATGCTGCAAATTTCGCCAGTACAGTTCTACAATGTCTAGAGGCTTTTAGACTTGTAGACTCTACACCTATTGAGGTGCAGAACATGGACATTCATCCTGCTATTCCCCACATCTTTTATTTGAATGTAAGCGGTAAGGTTATTTCTTATGACTTGGAGACGAATATTGCAGAACTCGTGTATGATTTTGGAGAATATTGTTGGAGAACAGAATACTACAAATTATTTGCTTATGAGTGGCATCAATGGCCACGCCTTCTGTAG
- the LOC104212292 gene encoding uncharacterized protein — MREIVTVQVGNYANFIGSHFWNFQDELLGLAESPGTDQVFRNHGLDMDVLYRTGETQQGVLTYTPRMVSVNFQGSLGSLSSRGSLYNQIPAKSLDVMTWKGRVATHASEPLRRNLFLQSLSEEEQESMDKAALDNRNDSSQGEIQDKDIVECLESDVQYWTDFSKVHYHPQSLYELSGLWVDIQDFDNYALGKDAFCGHQHGEEIDDRLRFFIEECDRIQGIQCVVDDSGGFSGVAAAFLENIADEYPNVPVLLYNARTPSLHMDSKGRKQAISRNLHDAVSFSRLSELCKLIIPVGLPSLSGSRASQFLCIKDEKPYHSSAVYASAMYSFSLPFRMKQSGPSAESICTSGALDMYGIVQMLAGQMRQNMVTVLDVAMPAPSLSVNQAQQSLLGSLQPLTPDVAEDVEDLHAVETMNIHGAVTSGSQRASIYEVKDAVQAAYDSSLTMPKFSHLSVATCPLPIPLPFPSIFGNMVGQHGELLETPISGSSSRGSLEVQSFPMVTRLRSSTAVLPFLESKLGNLRKFGIDRGALGAPLLQSWGFGKDEVEDMGETLSKLVVTLKPQYSSDSD, encoded by the exons ATGAGAGAAATCGTAACTGTTCAAGTGGGGAATTATGCCAACTTTATTGGCTCTCACTTCTGGAACTTCCAG GATGAATTACTTGGATTGGCTGAAAGCCCTGGGACTGATCAAGTATTCAGAAATCATGGTCTTGATATGGACGTGTTGTATCGTACTGGTGAAACTCAGCAG GGCGTCCTTACATACACCCCTCGAATGGTCTCAGTAAATTTTCAAG GGTCCCTTGGATCTTTGAGTTCACGTGGATCTTTGTACAATCAAATCCCAGCCAAAAGCTTGGATGTTATGACATG GAAGGGTAGAGTCGCAACTCATGCATCTGAACCTTTAAGAAGGAATCTCTTCTTGCAAAGTTTAAGTGAGGAAGAACAGGAGAGCATGGACAAAGCCGCTTTAGACAATAGGAACGACAGTTCTCAAGGAGAAATTCAAGATAAGGATATCGTTGAATGTTTGGAAAGTGATGTTCAATATTGGACAGACTTTTCAAAAGTGCACTATCATCCACAGAGTTTGTATGAATTAAGTGGATTATGGGTAGATATTCAGGATTTCGATAATTATGCACTGGGGAAGGATGCATTTTGTGGACATCAGCACGGTGAAGAAATAGATGATAGGCTTCGTTTCTTCATTGAAGAATGTGATCGTATTCAG GGGATACAATGCGTTGTTGATGACTCTGGAGGGTTTTCTGGTGTAGCTGCAGCATTTCTGGAGAACATTGCAGATGAGTATCCGAACGTCCCCGTTTTACTATATAATGCACGTACTCCTAGCTTGCACATGGATTCCAAAGGCCGCAAGCAAGCTATCTCGCGTAATCTTCACGATGCAGTCTCATTTTCAAGGCTATCAGAGTTATGTAAATTGATTATCCCTGTTGGTCTGCCCTCCTTGAGTGGAA GTAGAGCTTCCCAGTTTCTCTGCATTAAAGACGAAAAGCCTTACCACTCCAGTGCAGTGTATGCGTCTGCGATGTACTCGTTTAGTCTTCCTTTTAGGATGAAACAATCTGGGCCTTCTGCCGAATCAATCTGTACATCTGGTGCTCTAGATATGTACGGAATTGTACAAATGCTAGCAGGCCAAATGAGGCAGAACATGGTAACTGTATTGGATGTTGCCATGCCAGCACCTTCTTTAAGTG TAAACCAGGCTCAGCAATCCTTACTCGGAAGTTTGCAGCCCTTGACTCCAGATGTAGCAGAAGATGTTGAAGATTTACATGCAGTGGAAACGATGAACATTCATGGAGCAGTTACATCTG GAAGCCAGAGGGCCTCAATTTATGAAGTTAAGGATGCAGTTCAGGCTGCATATGATAGTTCACTGACTATGCCCAAATTCTCACACCTATCAGTTGCTACTTGCCCTCTTCCGATACCCTTGCCTTTCCCTTCGATCTTTGGCAATATGGTTGGCCAACATGGTGAGCTATTGGAGACCCCAATTTCAGGTTCCTCATCTAGGGGATCTCTTGAAGTCCAATCCTTTCCTATGGTAACAAGATTACGTTCAAGCACTGCTGTTTTGCCCTTTTTGGAAAGTAAACTTGGAAACCTTCGTAAGTTTGGTATTGACCGAGGAGCCCTTGGGGCGCCATTGCTCCAAAGTTGGGGTTTTGGAAAAGATGAAGTGGAAGACATGGGAGAGACACTGTCTAAGTTGGTAGTGACACTGAAGCCTCAATATTCCTCTGATTCAGATTGA